Within the Achromobacter spanius genome, the region GGAAGCTGGTTCAAATCGGTGCCACGAAAATGAATGGCGCCTTGCGTGATGGTGAACCCGGGTGGCAGGTTGCCCGCCACCATGCGGCCAACCATGCTTTTTCCCGCGCCCGATTCGCCCACCAGGCCCAACATGCGGCCTTCGGGAACCTCGAGGTCTATGTTGCGCAAGACGGCGGCGGGCAAGCGCTGGCCGCCCACGTCAACGTTCACGGTCAGCGTCAGGTTCTGCAAGCTCAACAGCGACATGGCCTAGTTCCTTCCACGCTTGCGCGGATCCAGCATCTGGCGCATGCCGTCGCTGAGCAAATTGAATCCGAACACCGTCAACACAATGCCGGTCACCGGCGCGATCAGAGTCCAGATGGCTTCCTGCATGGTGCCGCGGGCGTCGGCGATCATGACGCCCCAGGCGACGACGTCGGCAGGCACCGATAGCCCGACAAAGCTGAGAATGGCTTCGACAATGATGGCGATGCCGATCTGCAGGCTGAACAAGGTAAGGATCAGCGGCACCAGGCCCGGCAGCATCTCGCGCAGCATCACGCGCATATGGCCGAAACCCATCAGCCGCGCCGCCGTCACATAGTCATTGCGGCGGATCTTCAAGGCTTCGGCCCGCACGACCCGGCAAAACCGCGTCCAGTCCACCAACACGATGGCAAGAATCACGTTACCCACGCCGGTGCCCAGGCCCACCATCAGGATCAGCGACAGCACCACCGGCGGAAACGACATCCACAGGTCCACCAGATAGCCGATTGCCTTGTCCACGCGGCCGCCAAAATAAGCGGCCACCAGGGCCAGGGTGCAGCCGACCAGCATCGCGCCCATCGCCGCGCAAAGGCCCACCCACAAGGCCACGCGCGTGCCGAAGATCAGGCGCGACAACACGCAGCGGCCCAGGCTGTCGGTACCCAGCGGGTATTGCGACAACCCATCCGCCGCCCAGGCCGGCGGCAACAAGGGAGACAGCAGGTCCTGCGCCAGCGGATCGTTCGGCGCGATGGCGGGCGCAAACAACGCCACCGCCAACAGCGCCAGCACAATCGCCCCGCCCAACGCTGCCTTGGGCGAAGCGCGCAGGGCCACCCACCAGCCGGACAAGCGGGCCGCAACCGGAGCCGCGTGAAAATTCAGCGTCGTCATCAGAGGTCTCTCAAGCGGGGGTCGATCACGGCGTACAGGCAGTCGACGCTGGCGTTGATCAGCAGAATCACCGCGCAAAAGACCAGCGAAATGCCCTGGATAAGCGGCAGGTCATGGTTGCGCACCGCCTGCACCATCATGTTGCCCATGCCGGGAAAAGAGAAAATCATCTCGATCAGCAGGGTGCCGCCAAACAGAAACCCGAACTGCACGCCGATCAGGGTCAGCGTGGGCAAGAACGCGTTGCGCAGCATGTGCCGCAGAATCACGCGCCGTTCGGGCTGCCCGCGCAGCCGCGCAACGGCCACGTATTGTTCGTGGCTGGCTTCCAGCAGGCTGGCGCGCAGCACTCGCACGATCAAGGGGCTGAACCCCAACGCCAAGGCCAGCGCCGGCAACACCAGGTGCGATGCCGCGTCGCCCCATGCCGCCCAGCGGCCCTGCAGCAGGAAGTCCAGCAGCACGAAGCCGGTTGGGCCCGACATGGCCACGTCCGAACTGAACCTGCCCGAGAACGGCAGGATGGGCCAATGCACGCCAAAGCCCAGCATCAGGAATATTCCCCACAGGAACCCGGGGATGGAGATCAGCAGCACCAGCCCCGTGTCGGCAATCAGTTCGCCGCGCCGGTCATGCAGCACGTACAGCAGCAAGCCACCCGGAACGCTGATGGCAAGCGCCATGATGAGCGCCACGATCGATAGCTCCAGCGTGGCCGGCAAGGTGGTGGCGATCAGTTGCGTGACCGGCACGCCGGAGCTGATGGAACGCCCCAGGTCGCCGTGCAGCACCTGCCCGAGCCAGATGCCGTATTGCACGATCAGGGATCGGTCCAGCCCCATCGTGTGCCGCAAGGCCTCGACTTCGGCGCTGGTTGCGCTGGGCGGCAGCATCATGCCCAAGGGGTCCGCGGGCAACAAGCGCAGCACCACGAAGACCACCACGGACAGCGCCAGCATGGTGGGCACCGCCACCGCCAGCCGCCGCACGAAATGGGACACCAGCGCTGCCCACATCAACGGCTCCAGCGATACGTCGCGGGCAGGATGTAGCCGGTTTGATAGACCTGCATGTCCACGGACTTCTTGGACGCCACCGTGGCCACGGACTGCAACAGCGGCAGGCTCCAGGCGTGTTCGGTGGCCTGGCGCGCCAGGTCGCGGTAGCCCTGGATGCGTTTGTCAGGGTCGGCCTGGGCCGCCAGCGCGTCGATGGTCTTGGCCAGTTCCGGTTCTTTCCAGGTGGAAAAGCGCAGGCGCGGGTCCAGGATCTTGCCGGCGAATATTTCGGGGTCGCCGGTGGCGTTGGCCCAGCTGTACAGCATTACGCCAGGCACCTTCGATGAATGGCTCAGCTCAAGGTACTTTGCCAGCGTGATCTCTTGCAGATCGGCCTGCACGCCGATCTGCGACCACATCTGCACAATGGCGCGCGCCATTTCGTAGTCGCTGGGAAAGGTGTTGTTGGTTGACAGGAACTGGATCTTCAACGGCTTGTCCGGCCCGTATCCCGCGCGAGCCAGCTCGGCCTGCGCCGCGGCCTTGTCGAACGCATAGTTGAACCCGGCCACGTCGCCCGGCGACCCGGGCGTGGCCAACACGGAAAGTGGCTTGGCCACGTTGGCGTAGAACGCCTTGGAGATGGCCTGCTTGTTGATGGCCAGGTGCAGGGCGCGACGCACGTGCTCGTTCTGGAACTCCGGCACGTAGCTGGGAATTTGCAGAATGAAGATCTCGCTGTACGGATAGACCTCGGCCTTCAGGGCGGGGTTCTTGTTCAGGCGATTGACTTCACGCAGTGGAATCTGCACCGCGATGTCGGCCCGACCCGATTCCAGCATCGCCACGCGCGCCGACGAATCCGGCACGAACTCGAACACCACGCGCTTGATGGCGGGTTTCGGCCCCCAGTATTTGTCATACGCCTCCAGCACCACGCGGGAGCCGCGCTCATAGCGCACGACCTTGTACGGACCGGCGCCAATGGGCGCGGCCTTGAACCCGTCTTCGCCCACTTTTTCGAAGTAGGCGTGGGGCAGGATGTACGAGGTCAGAAAACCCAGGTAGTTCGGCGCCGTCGGGGTCGGTGTGGAAAACACCATCGTGGCTTCGGTGGGGCTGGCGACTTGAATGTCTTGCAGCGCACCGAAGAAACCGTTGATGGCCAGGCGCTTGTCCTGCTTGGGACGGTCCAGGAAGCTGAACTTGAAATCGTCGGTGGTCAGCTTGGAGCCATCGTGGAAGGTCACATCGTCGCGCAGCACGATGCCCAGCCGCATGTTCTTGTCGTCCAGCCAGCGCCAGCTTTTGATCAGCGCCGGTTGCAGCTTCAGATTCCCG harbors:
- a CDS encoding ABC transporter permease yields the protein MTTLNFHAAPVAARLSGWWVALRASPKAALGGAIVLALLAVALFAPAIAPNDPLAQDLLSPLLPPAWAADGLSQYPLGTDSLGRCVLSRLIFGTRVALWVGLCAAMGAMLVGCTLALVAAYFGGRVDKAIGYLVDLWMSFPPVVLSLILMVGLGTGVGNVILAIVLVDWTRFCRVVRAEALKIRRNDYVTAARLMGFGHMRVMLREMLPGLVPLILTLFSLQIGIAIIVEAILSFVGLSVPADVVAWGVMIADARGTMQEAIWTLIAPVTGIVLTVFGFNLLSDGMRQMLDPRKRGRN
- a CDS encoding ABC transporter substrate-binding protein; this encodes MIDAWWVRWFGRALVACLAMVCSGLMASSAWAQADKPAAQGEELKIAYPVDVPSWDPTAVTFPAGQSLYKAVFDSALFIDGNLKLQPALIKSWRWLDDKNMRLGIVLRDDVTFHDGSKLTTDDFKFSFLDRPKQDKRLAINGFFGALQDIQVASPTEATMVFSTPTPTAPNYLGFLTSYILPHAYFEKVGEDGFKAAPIGAGPYKVVRYERGSRVVLEAYDKYWGPKPAIKRVVFEFVPDSSARVAMLESGRADIAVQIPLREVNRLNKNPALKAEVYPYSEIFILQIPSYVPEFQNEHVRRALHLAINKQAISKAFYANVAKPLSVLATPGSPGDVAGFNYAFDKAAAQAELARAGYGPDKPLKIQFLSTNNTFPSDYEMARAIVQMWSQIGVQADLQEITLAKYLELSHSSKVPGVMLYSWANATGDPEIFAGKILDPRLRFSTWKEPELAKTIDALAAQADPDKRIQGYRDLARQATEHAWSLPLLQSVATVASKKSVDMQVYQTGYILPATYRWSR
- a CDS encoding ABC transporter permease, translated to MWAALVSHFVRRLAVAVPTMLALSVVVFVVLRLLPADPLGMMLPPSATSAEVEALRHTMGLDRSLIVQYGIWLGQVLHGDLGRSISSGVPVTQLIATTLPATLELSIVALIMALAISVPGGLLLYVLHDRRGELIADTGLVLLISIPGFLWGIFLMLGFGVHWPILPFSGRFSSDVAMSGPTGFVLLDFLLQGRWAAWGDAASHLVLPALALALGFSPLIVRVLRASLLEASHEQYVAVARLRGQPERRVILRHMLRNAFLPTLTLIGVQFGFLFGGTLLIEMIFSFPGMGNMMVQAVRNHDLPLIQGISLVFCAVILLINASVDCLYAVIDPRLRDL